Genomic DNA from Bernardetia sp.:
TGAAAAAGTAAAAAAACATTTATTCGCAGATTAAATATAGTATGACAACAGTACAAACAAATTTTGAGACACTAACTGTAACAACAAAAGAAAATATTGTTACCCTTCAACTCAACAGAGGAAAAGCCAATCCTATTAATCGCCAAATGATTAGCGATTTGCATAACTTTTTTGAGCAAGCTACCCAAGATGAAGAAGTAAGTGGCGTAATTATGACAGGAAAAGAACATTTCTTTTCTTCTGGACTAGATTTGAAGCAACTTTATGCAATGAATGAAGAAGAAGTAAGAGAATTTTGGATTGCTTTTATGAAAATGACAAAAGTAGTAGCTTCATTTCCAAAACCACTCGTAGCAGCCATTACAGGACACAGCCCAGCAGGTGGATGCGTATTGGCAGTTTGTGCAGATTATCGCATTATGGCAGAAGGAGAGAAGTATTTGATTGGTCTGAATGAGATTCCTGTCGGAATTGTTGTACCAAAAGTAATTTTTGATTTATATGCATTTTGGATAGGAAACAAGACAGCTTATCAATATCTTTTGGAAGGAAAACTCATGACACCAAGCGATGCAAAACGCATTGGACTTGTCGATGAAGTGGTTTCTGCTGATAAAGTATTGAAACAAGCAGAAGAGAAAATGGAAGATTACACCAACTTTGATGGCGAAACTTGGTCTATCAGTAAGGCAAATCTGCGTGGTGGAATGCTAGAAGGAATGAACTTCGATAACTTAGACGAAATTCTAGAACCCATGCTAAAACAGTGGTGGTCGCCAAGAACAAGAAGTATTTTGAAAATGATTATTGCTTCACTTAGTTCAAAATAAAATTAGGCAATACTCTAAAATCTACCTTCAAAATATCTCAATTTATTTTTATGTGGAAAGAACAAGACAACCAACTTAAAAAAACTTTCGAATTCAATGACTTTCAAGAAGCCTTTGCATTCATGACTCGTGTCGCTTTTTTAGCTGAGCAGCAAGGACATCATCCTAACTGGAGCAATGTGTATAACACAGTAGAAATTGCCCTTACTACACATGATGAGGGAAATATTGTTACAGAAAAGGATAGAAAACTAGCTGAAGCAATTGATAAAATCTAATTGAATACATTGTTTTGTGCAAAATTCAAATACCTTTCTAATTATTCATTTTGAATAGTTGGAAAGGTATTTTTTCGTAATTTTACCATGGCTAAGAAATCATTTTTATATAAAAATGCCTTTATGTAGGTCAAAAGGCTTGCCTCTGACAAGATTCAATAAAATATATGCAGCTTCTAAGATTAGAAATAAAAGGATTTAAAAGTTTTGGAGATAAAGTAGTTGTTCGTTTCGACGAAGGAATTACAGGAGTGGTAGGACCAAACGGTTGTGGAAAATCAAATATCATTGATGCCATGCGTTGGGTGTTGGGCGAGCATCGTACACGCCATTTGCGTTCGGATAAAATGTCTAATATTATTTTTAATGGAACTGCTAAGAGAAAGGCTGCTGATGCTGCCGAAGTTTCGTTATTTTTTGAAAATACAAAACAGCTTTTGCCAGCAGAATACAAGGAGGTCTGTATTACGAGGCGTTATACTCGCTCTGGTTCTAGTGAATATTTCTTGAATGGAACTGCATGCCGAAGAAAAGATATTACCAATCTTTTGATGAACACAGGTGCAACGTCTAATTCGTATGCCATCATTGAACTAAAAATGGTCGATGATATTCTGACAGATAGAGAAAATGCAAGAAAAGTGATGTTTGAAGAGGCTGCTGGCGTGGCACAGTTCAAACAGCGCAAAAAAGAAACTTTGGCAAAATTAGAAGCAACATTATCAGATTTGGAGCGTGTAGAGGATTTGATGCATGAGATAGAAAAAAACATGAAGGGTTTGGAACGCCAAGCCAAACAAGCTGAAAAGTATTTTTCAACTAAAGAAGCCTACGAAAAATTTAGTGTTGCCTTAGCCAAACGTCAAGTAAAATCAAACTCTGACGATTTTGTAGAACTCAACAGTCAAATCAATGAGATTTTACAACAAAAAGAAACACTCACACAAGAGCAGGAAAACCTAGAAAAGTCCATTGAAGACCAAAAAAATACAGCTACTGAGCAAGAAAAAGTAATTTCAGAGAAAAAGCGTTATTTGTCTTCACAGATTGACAAAATAAATCATCTTCAAAACGAAAAAGTTAGGAATGAGGATAGAACACAGTTTTTGAGTAGAAACCGTCAGCAGATTGAAGAGCAACTTTTAGAAGACGAATCTGGAACAAAGCAAGCAGGACAAAGCCTAGAAAGTTTGCAGCAAAACTTGGCAAGTCAAGAAAAACAGTTTTTGGAAACACAAACTGTTTTGGAAGATTTTAAAAAGTCGCATGCTGAGGAAAAAGTAAAAACGGAAAACCTAAGAGCAGCAATGCAAGCAGCACAAGAAAAATTCAAAATGCTGCAAAACGATATTCTAATTCTTCAAAAAGAGGTAGAGCTCAAAGAAAATCAGCAAAGTGGCTCAAAGCAAGAGAGTGAACAAATGGCATTAGATTTTTCTGGACAAGCCGATCAGTTGCAATCTACTCTCAAAAAAGTAGCAGAAATTGAAAACGATTTAAAGGCTAGAAACAATGAAATTTCAGAATTAGAAAATAGTGAAGCCGAGCGTACACAAAAAATATCTTCGCTCACTTCTCAAATTGAATCGCTGAAAGAACAAATCGGAACAAAACAGCGAGAGGAAAGCAGTCTAAAGGCAGAATACAACCTTACCAAATCGCTCGTTGAGAATATGGAAGGCTTTTCTAGTGCATTAAAGTTTTTAGGAAAAGACACAACATCTTGGTCGGAAAATGCAGTTCTTTTAGCTGATATTTTTACAGCAAAAGACGATTATGATGAGGCACTTTTGGCAGTATTAGAACCGTATTTGAATTTTTATGTCGTTCAGACGGAAGCCGAAGCACGAAATGCAATGACTTTGCTTTCAGAAAATGAGAAAGGAAAAGCTAATTTTTTCATCTTAGAAAAACTGGAAAACATCATTCCAAGTCTTCCTCCGATTGATGGTGCTGTGGCTGCACTGGCTGTTATAGAGTTTGATGAGAAATACAAAAAACTAGCCTATTCGTTATTTCACAACGTTTATTTTAGTGAAAACGACAACTCTAATGATGTTGAAGGCTTTACGATTGCCCTCAAAAATGGAGAATTTGTAGCACGAAATGGAGGAAACTGGACAGGAGGTAAAGGCAAAGAAAATGCAAATCAAAACTCCCAACTAGGTAGAAAGCAGCGTTTGGAAGAACTTGGGAAATCGCTACAAAATCTTGAAATTGAAATTTCAGAACTAGAAAATCAGAGAAATGAGTTTTTAGTTCAGATAGAAAACCTACAAGAACAGTCTAAATTTGAAGAGTTACGCACGCTAAAAAATGAAACTAATCACGTTTCACAGCAAAAAATTTCATTGCAAGCTAGAGCTGAACAGATGCAAGAAAACGTTAGACGCAGCGAAGAGCGCAAAGAGGCTGCACAAGAGCGTTTGAGTATTTTGGCAGAACAAATTGAAAAACTAAAACCTCAAATCAGTCAGAAAAAAGAGCAAGTAACACAAGCTGAAAGAGCTTATTACGATTTGAATGAAAACTATTCTATTCAAAATGAGCGTTTCTCAGAGATTTCGGAAGAGTTGCAAGAATCAACTATGAGTTTTATTCAGTTTGAAAACAAACTGGAAAACCTCAAACAAGAAATAAAATTTAAGGAAACTTCGCTCCTAACTGGAAA
This window encodes:
- the smc gene encoding chromosome segregation protein SMC, with protein sequence MQLLRLEIKGFKSFGDKVVVRFDEGITGVVGPNGCGKSNIIDAMRWVLGEHRTRHLRSDKMSNIIFNGTAKRKAADAAEVSLFFENTKQLLPAEYKEVCITRRYTRSGSSEYFLNGTACRRKDITNLLMNTGATSNSYAIIELKMVDDILTDRENARKVMFEEAAGVAQFKQRKKETLAKLEATLSDLERVEDLMHEIEKNMKGLERQAKQAEKYFSTKEAYEKFSVALAKRQVKSNSDDFVELNSQINEILQQKETLTQEQENLEKSIEDQKNTATEQEKVISEKKRYLSSQIDKINHLQNEKVRNEDRTQFLSRNRQQIEEQLLEDESGTKQAGQSLESLQQNLASQEKQFLETQTVLEDFKKSHAEEKVKTENLRAAMQAAQEKFKMLQNDILILQKEVELKENQQSGSKQESEQMALDFSGQADQLQSTLKKVAEIENDLKARNNEISELENSEAERTQKISSLTSQIESLKEQIGTKQREESSLKAEYNLTKSLVENMEGFSSALKFLGKDTTSWSENAVLLADIFTAKDDYDEALLAVLEPYLNFYVVQTEAEARNAMTLLSENEKGKANFFILEKLENIIPSLPPIDGAVAALAVIEFDEKYKKLAYSLFHNVYFSENDNSNDVEGFTIALKNGEFVARNGGNWTGGKGKENANQNSQLGRKQRLEELGKSLQNLEIEISELENQRNEFLVQIENLQEQSKFEELRTLKNETNHVSQQKISLQARAEQMQENVRRSEERKEAAQERLSILAEQIEKLKPQISQKKEQVTQAERAYYDLNENYSIQNERFSEISEELQESTMSFIQFENKLENLKQEIKFKETSLLTGKERITQSQQQLQEIAEEVSQLKEKIASQIEEITSLEEIKGDLQADLGEIESQFYRLREEITRVEKVIKELQRQRENCDTRTMSFQNKLNETKLKLTATRERLSAEFEIELTDELLETQTEEDEFSDETLIDEIEAAKRRLQRIGTINATAKEAYDEIKERHDFITEQRSDLFDAQKLLEDTIAELDEAAKTAFLDAFNQIRKNFIRVFRSLFSEEDNCDLVLSNPEDPLESKIEIIAQPKGKRPLTIKQLSGGEKTLTAVALLFALYLLRPAPFCIFDEVDAPLDDANIDKFNRIIKKFAEEVQFIIVTHNKRTMVSTDVVYGVTMPEIGVSKVLPVDLKGILVD
- a CDS encoding enoyl-CoA hydratase/isomerase family protein, which gives rise to MTTVQTNFETLTVTTKENIVTLQLNRGKANPINRQMISDLHNFFEQATQDEEVSGVIMTGKEHFFSSGLDLKQLYAMNEEEVREFWIAFMKMTKVVASFPKPLVAAITGHSPAGGCVLAVCADYRIMAEGEKYLIGLNEIPVGIVVPKVIFDLYAFWIGNKTAYQYLLEGKLMTPSDAKRIGLVDEVVSADKVLKQAEEKMEDYTNFDGETWSISKANLRGGMLEGMNFDNLDEILEPMLKQWWSPRTRSILKMIIASLSSK
- a CDS encoding 4a-hydroxytetrahydrobiopterin dehydratase; translated protein: MWKEQDNQLKKTFEFNDFQEAFAFMTRVAFLAEQQGHHPNWSNVYNTVEIALTTHDEGNIVTEKDRKLAEAIDKI